A region of Carassius auratus strain Wakin chromosome 41, ASM336829v1, whole genome shotgun sequence DNA encodes the following proteins:
- the LOC113059117 gene encoding ubiquitin carboxyl-terminal hydrolase MINDY-3-like, producing MKALDLVSEPDYVNLMKSKLDPEGLGVILVGQFLQEFFPDQDSVIPNSFPVYHYNGLKQSNHNEKVRYKLMLIL from the exons ATGAAAGCATTGGATCTTGTCTCCGAGCCAGACTa TGTGAATCTGATGAAGAGTAAGCTGGATCCAGAGGGGTTGGGTGTTATTCTTGTAGGTCAGTTTCTACAGGAGTTCTTCCCTGATCAG GATTCTGTGATCCCAAACTCATTTCCTGTGTATCACTATAATGGCCTGAAGCAGTCCAACCATAATGAGAAGGTAAGATACAAACTCATGCTCATTTTGTAA